TTGAGCTTGTGAACGGCGCCGAGGGCGTATCGGCCGCGGCCGTCCTTGTCCTTGGTGACGTGGTCGAGGGTGACGACGGCGGCGCCGGTGTCGGCGATGGGGCGCGGCAGGATGCGGCCGAACTCGGCGACGGCGGCGTTGTCGAGGGGGTCGAGGCCGTGCATCACCATGCCCTCGGTGACGCCGTCGAGGGTGGCGAGGGTGGGGCGTAGGTCGCCGAGGGCCTGGGCGAGGTCGTCGGCGGCGCCCAGGGCGCGGATGGGGCCGTCGGGCCGGATGTAGCCGAACCGGTCGCGGATGTGGGCGCGGTCGGCGCCGAGGGCGAGCAGCCGGCCGACGACCCCGCCCTCGTCGTCCTCAAAGTCGACGTAGACGACGGCGTTGCCGCGCTGCAGCTCGGTTGCGCACGCGGCGAGCATGACCCAGGTCTTGCCTGCTTCGGACTCGGCGGCGATGGAGTGCATGCGTCCGGGGTAGAACAGGCCGATCCCGTCGTCGCGGGCGCCGACGGTCGGCATCGGGGGCTCGTAGGTGCCGTTCAGGACGGCGGTGAGGTCGACGCGCTGCCAGGACCGGCGGGCGCCCTCGTCCTTGCCCTCGTCCTTGCCCTCGTCCTTGCCCTCGTCCTGCTCGTCCCGTCCCTCGTCGCTCGTCCCGGACGAGGTCGAGGACGAGGACGAGGGACCATCGCCGGTCGGTGGTGGCCGGTGGCCGGCGATGTTGCAGCGTCGCGCAATCGCGGCCAGGACGTGCGCGGGCAGGCCGCGGGCGGCGGAGCCCGCGGACGGGTCACCGGCGGCGGCGGCGCGCAGATCACGGGCGGCGGCGGCCTCGTCGCGGCCGTAGTTCAGGTGGGCGAACACGCGGCCCTTGGTGAGCTTGCAGCCTGCCCCGGACGGCAACCCGGCGTCAGTGGAGTGCACGACCATGACGGGGGCGCCGCCGTGTCCGCAGCGTGCCGAGTATTCGGACGTCCCGCCGGGCCGTTTCCACAGTTCGGCGCCGTCGGGTTCGGTTCGGACGAGCGTCCAACCGTGCGGGACGAGCAGGTCGGCCCACGTGGCTACCTCGGCGAGGACGTCGAACGGGCCGACGTCGGAGCCCCAATCGGCCCAGGGGCCGGTAAACGTGAACGTGCCCTCTCCCGGCGGCGGGGGCGGTGGTGGCGGCGCGGCAAGGCCGTCTGCAGCGTTCTGCAGCTCGGTGAGGCCGTAGGGCGGGCCGTCGTACAGCATGGCCCGGCAAGGGCGGGCGAGACCTTCTTTGCGGTTCACGGTGCCGGGGATGCGCAGGACTCGGGAGAGGTCGCCGACGCCGGTGCCGTAGTGGTAGCCGAGGGCGGCGGCGGCGCGGCCGAGGGCGTCTTGCCACCGGGTCGACAGGGCCTCGACGGCGGAACGGTCGTCGCCGATGATGTGCGGCTCGGTGAGAATCCACCACGGATACAGCCCGCCGCCCGAGTGAATGATCCGGGTCGGGGCGGGGAGGCCGGCGGCGTCGATGATGCGGCGGGCCTCGGCCTCGTCCGGGGGGAGTGGAACGGGAGTCGCCTTGTGTCCGGGGCCCGCGATGTCGAGGTCCGCCCATAGGCCGATGAACGCGTGGGAGAGGTCGGCACCGCCACGCTTGCCGCCGGGCGGTGCCTCGCGGAGGGTGGTGACGCGCGCGTAGATCCCTTCGCGGTTCTCGGCGTCGAGCTGGCGGACGTACTCGACGGCGGCCGCAACGTCGGTGAACGTTCGGCCCGCCCAATCGCCGGTCGAGCAGATCTGCAGCAGGCCGGGGGCGCGGCCGATGGGGTCGAGCCATGCCCGGACGGCGTCCGGGTCGAGGATGGTCAAGGCGTCACCTCGACCCCGTACACGGTGTCCCCGATGACCCGGTAGACCAGGTTCCCGCAGGGGGCGCGGTGCCCGCCGGGGATCCCGGCGCGCCGGTCGGTGCGTTCGAGGTGCTGGCCCTGGCAGGGCGGGCACCCGTAGGTGTACCACCACGGGTCAGCCGGCCAGAACGGCGCGAACACCTCGACCCTGACGACGGGGTGACGGCGTATCCTGGCCTCGACGTAGCCGCCGCCATGCTGCTCGTCTCCAACGCCCCCGGTCTCGTCCCCGGGGGCGTTCTCGTTGGTCGTCACGCGGCGTCTCCGCTCGTTTCGGCGCGGAGGGCGGCGGCCTTGGCGCGGGACTTCGCCGAGTTGGCGGCCATGCGCTTGAAGTGCGCCTTGCGGGCGGCGGCGGCTCGGCGGGCGCGTTCGTCCGGGGACAGGACGCCGTCGGGGTCGACCTGCTTCTCGAATCGGGCCTCGAATGCGGCGCGGCCGGGCGCGGTGGCGGCGGTCCGGTCGGGTTCCATCGCCCATCGGTTGAGGGCGTTCGCCGAGTTGATCAGGCTGCGTGTGGTGGGGGGAAGGGCCACAGGGCTCTACCTCTCAGGTAGGTCCCTGGCACGGATTCCGGGTGGCTCAGCGCATGGCGGCCGGATGTGGCGTGCGTGTTGCAGGCACGCACGACCGGCCATACGCTGTGCAGTCTGTGGCCGTTTGCAGACGGACCACAGCACCCGGTCACTGACCAGGGGTGATGTTCCCGAGAGCGTCGACGGGGTATGTGCGGTTTCCTAGGCCGCATCCGTCGGCGCTCTCGCTGTTTCCAGGGAAAGTACCACCTTTCCCACAGCGTTCGCACCCTGCCATGCGTTGCAATTCATGCAAGGCGACTACCAGGGGGAACGGTGCGTAGAAATGCGTAGCTCCGTACATTGGTGGGTTGCGGTATTCAACGGTAGCCGTCGGTATTCAACGGTATTCCACGTGATGCTTTTCGCTACAGGTCGCCGAGGTTGAGACGGCGCGCCTCCTCGGCCGCGCGGCGCTCCGAGGTGGCCTTGGTGTACCGCTCGATCATGGACCGGTTGGACCAGCCGGCGACCGCCATCAATCCGGTCTCGGACCCACCGGCACCGAGCCACCGGCCGGAACCGGTGTGCCGCAGGACGTGGGGATGGAAGTCCTCGATGCCCGCGGCCCGCGCGCGGCCGAGCAGGGCCTTGCGGGCGCCCGGGTAGCCGAGCGTCGCGCCCCGGTCGCCGAGCCACAGACGGCCCGTATCGGCCAAACGGTGCCCGCGGCGGGCCCGCATGTACCGGTCGAGCGCGCGGCCCGTCTGCGGCCCGAACGGGACGCGCCGCCCCTTGCCGCCCTTGCCTCGCCGGACGGTCGCCATGCCTTCCTTGAGGTCGACGTCATCGACGGTCATGTCGATCACCTCGCCGATGCGGGCGAGAGTCTCGAGCATGAAGCGGACCATCGCGTCGTCGCGCCGGTCGACGAACGCCTTGCCCTGGCACGCCTTGAGTAGCGCGCGAACCTGCTCGACGTCGAGCTCCGGGACGACTTTCGTGTCGAGCTTGGGTGGTCTGAGGTGGGCGAGTTCGTCGCGGTCGATCTCGCCTTCCTCGGCGAGCCATGCCGAGAACCGGCGCACGGCGAGTTGCCGGGAACGCGCGGTGGCGCCCTCGGCGCCGGCGGCGAGCAGGTCGTCAACGAACTGGTTCACGCAGTCGCGCGTCATGGTCGGCTCGGTGCCGGTCGCGGCGGCCCAGCGCAGGAACGCGCGGACGCCGTCGGAGTAGGTGGTGACGGTGCGGTCGCTCTTGCGTTCAGCCCGCAGCGCCAGAAGCCAGGAGTCCAGGAGGTCACTCAGGTCGAGATCGGCCATGCCCGATATCTTGACTGTAAGCGCTGTGCGAGGCAAGCTGTATCCACGAACCGGCAAAGTTCGCAGGTCAGCGCCGGATTCTCGCCCGGTGGTCAGTGCATATATCTGACCACTATCTGGACGCCGCCGCGAGTTTCCGCACCGTCTGGATCAGCTGGTTCGGGTCGAACGGCTTCGTCACGTACGCGTCGACACCGATCTCGTGCCCCCGCCGGACGTCGTGTTCCTGCGCCCGCGCGGTGATCATCGCGACCCGGATGTGCGCCGTCGCCGGATCCTCGCGCAACCGGATGGCCGTCACCCACCCGTCCAGCCGCGGCATCATGACGTCCAGCGTGATGACGTCCGGCCGGACCTCGCCCACCTTGTCGAGGCAGTCCCGCCCGTCCACCGCGGTCGACACCTCGAACCCCTCCAACTGCAGGTTCACGGCGATGAGCTGGCGGATCACCTCGTCATCGTCGACGACCAGCACGCGTCCCAGTGGCTCGGTCACGGCCACGAAGTTAGCCCACTCCACCCCTCGCCGCACGGCGAACATTCCAGGTGCGCGTCACCCCGCCAACCCTGGTAACCTTCTACCGCGCCCAACACAGGGCGCACGCCCCCTTAGCTCAGGGGATAGAGCAACGGCCTCCGGAGCCGTGTGCGCAGGTTCGAATCCTGCAGGGGGCACCCAACAGACGGGAACGGGCGGCGTCATCGCCGCCCGTCACTGTATCCCCCACGACACCGTGCGCAATATCCGCCTGGTTCGTGCCCGTGACCCCGGCCAGCGTGATCTGGCACTCGGCGACGTCCGTCCGCTTGTCGTAGCGGATCTCCAGGCGGAACGCCTCGAACAACCGTCGGAGCAGCGGCTCGGGGGCCTTGGCAAGATCCACCTTCCCTGTCGGGAGCAGATCCAGCAGTTCCGGACACGGGCGCTCCGGCTGGTGCCGCTCGACCTTTGCCAGTTCATCGAGCTTGGCGTTCCGCTCGGCCGACAGTGCCGCCGACCGCTCTCGGATGTCGCGTACCAGGTCGCCGTCACCTTCCTCGCAATGCTCCAGGTTGCGGAGCAGACGAGTCCGGCGGGCCTCGATGTCGTCGATCTTCTCCCGTAGGGCCTTGGCCTTCGCCTGTTGCTCCCGAACCTCGGTCTCCATCGCTTCCAGCAAACTGACGCCGAGACGCTCTCTCCTGTGCGTCCCGAAGACGTTCACCGTGAAGAACTCGCTGACTCCTTCAAGGAGAAGGTCTTCCCGTAGCCACAAACTCTTCGGATGCTCTGGGGGGCGAAGGTTCGCAGGTGGCTGACAGGCGTAGTAGGCAACCTCACGACGTGTCTTCCCGAACATGCGCCGACCGCACATCACGCATTTGATGTAAGAGCGAAAGCAGTAAGCACGCTTCGCGTCAGAATGCGCGCTGTTCTTCCCCGGCGCACTACGAGAACGCTCGCGCGTCTCGGCGACTCGCTGCGCGGCGACGAAGGTCTCGATACTCACGATCGAGGCATGGGTTGCTCTGCTCGACCACACCCACAGGTCCGGTGGGTTGTGCCGACCACCGTCGGTTTTGGTCGCCCGGCGGTTCCAGACCATGTAGCCGGTGTTCTTGGGGTTCACCAGGATGTCGCGCACCGACGACGCCGTCCACCGCCCGGTCGCCCGCGAAGGGTCCACCGGGACGGGAGGCGGGTTGACCTCCAGGTCCCGGTTGAGCCGATCGGCGATCGCCTGGTAGCCCATCCTGTCGCCGACCCGTAGCTGGTAGATGCGCTGCACGACGGGCGCCCGCGCGGGGTCTGGGGCAAGGGTGTGCTTCGAGGCTCCCTCGGCCCTCCTGGCGGGTACCGGATGGGGAACCTTCTCCGCTACGAATCCATAAGGCGGCTTGCCCACGTTGTAGCCCTGGCTGGTGTGGGTTTCGAAACCGCCCCAGGACTTCTCCAACAGCTCCAGCACGTACCACTCGGCGACGCCTTGCTTGACGCGCCGGGTGAGAACCTGTGATGCCCTTTTGCCGTTGAGGACGATCGGCTCGTCGGAGGCGAGCAGCAGTACGCCGACTTCTTCCAGCGTGTTCTCGATGAGCGTCCCAACATAGGTCCGGCGAGAGATCCGGTCGATCGACTCGCAGATGACCGCATCGAATCTCCGGTCCGGACGCGCGGCCTCCCCCAGGAGGTCCTGGATTCCGCCATCACGTGGCACGGGGATCGCCATGTGCTGGTGCCCGCGACCGCGCCCCCGCGCGGCAAGCTGCTTCCTTCCCGACTCGATGTCGTAGAAGTGAGCGACGATGACGGCCTGGTCGGGCAGGACCGCCCTGCAGCTGTTGAGCTGTCGGGGAATGGACAAGGTCGGGTCCTGCTGGTCTTCGGTGGACGTGCGTCCCGCGAAGGCGAGCCGGAGAGGCCCCACCGACTTGGAGCCGCCACCGGGGCCGGTCAGCCGCCGTCGTCCGGTCGTCCGTGATCCCGCTCCGAACACGTCGAGCGGGATCGGAGCCAACTTGTCTGCGCCCATTCCAATACCTCCTTGATCGCCTGCTCTTGAGCACGCCGCACCGACGCACCCGGATCGTCCGCCGCAACAACGCTCCAAACGAGACGGAGCGCAGATTCCGTGCCCCGACCAGGGCCCGCCCCGGCCGTCTCGGAGTCCTTCTCCGAAACGGCCGGGTGCGCCTGTCCGCTTCTCTTGGTCACAGACCGCCCACGTCACGCTCGGCCAACGAAGATCGCCTGGGGCAACGTGCGGCGGAGCGTGTCACCGAACGATCCGTACATGCACGCTCGCCTCGTCGCTGGAGGTCAAGCCTCGGTGGACGGATGACGGTGACGGGCGGGGCGATGAGCTGTGGGCGTCCGGACGGCGT
The nucleotide sequence above comes from Actinomadura algeriensis. Encoded proteins:
- a CDS encoding AAA family ATPase, which produces MTILDPDAVRAWLDPIGRAPGLLQICSTGDWAGRTFTDVAAAVEYVRQLDAENREGIYARVTTLREAPPGGKRGGADLSHAFIGLWADLDIAGPGHKATPVPLPPDEAEARRIIDAAGLPAPTRIIHSGGGLYPWWILTEPHIIGDDRSAVEALSTRWQDALGRAAAALGYHYGTGVGDLSRVLRIPGTVNRKEGLARPCRAMLYDGPPYGLTELQNAADGLAAPPPPPPPPGEGTFTFTGPWADWGSDVGPFDVLAEVATWADLLVPHGWTLVRTEPDGAELWKRPGGTSEYSARCGHGGAPVMVVHSTDAGLPSGAGCKLTKGRVFAHLNYGRDEAAAARDLRAAAAGDPSAGSAARGLPAHVLAAIARRCNIAGHRPPPTGDGPSSSSSTSSGTSDEGRDEQDEGKDEGKDEGKDEGARRSWQRVDLTAVLNGTYEPPMPTVGARDDGIGLFYPGRMHSIAAESEAGKTWVMLAACATELQRGNAVVYVDFEDDEGGVVGRLLALGADRAHIRDRFGYIRPDGPIRALGAADDLAQALGDLRPTLATLDGVTEGMVMHGLDPLDNAAVAEFGRILPRPIADTGAAVVTLDHVTKDKDGRGRYALGAVHKLNGLNGAAYSLESVAPFGVGVTGRSRLLVTKDRPGQLRKHAANAKVGKWFADFVGESHGVDFMEISIEPPPAPQESGGYAPPTRVMERISRLLHDHPAGLSKNAIETMVEGQAKVIRAALELLVNEGYVKQDPRGQALIHILVKPYGAAE
- a CDS encoding tyrosine-type recombinase/integrase; its protein translation is MADLDLSDLLDSWLLALRAERKSDRTVTTYSDGVRAFLRWAAATGTEPTMTRDCVNQFVDDLLAAGAEGATARSRQLAVRRFSAWLAEEGEIDRDELAHLRPPKLDTKVVPELDVEQVRALLKACQGKAFVDRRDDAMVRFMLETLARIGEVIDMTVDDVDLKEGMATVRRGKGGKGRRVPFGPQTGRALDRYMRARRGHRLADTGRLWLGDRGATLGYPGARKALLGRARAAGIEDFHPHVLRHTGSGRWLGAGGSETGLMAVAGWSNRSMIERYTKATSERRAAEEARRLNLGDL
- a CDS encoding response regulator transcription factor, with product MLVVDDDEVIRQLIAVNLQLEGFEVSTAVDGRDCLDKVGEVRPDVITLDVMMPRLDGWVTAIRLREDPATAHIRVAMITARAQEHDVRRGHEIGVDAYVTKPFDPNQLIQTVRKLAAASR